A portion of the Andreesenia angusta genome contains these proteins:
- a CDS encoding ATP-binding cassette domain-containing protein: protein MIDNIEVSLFKKLEFFDLDISFSLEREVLVIQGRSGSGKTTILDCLAGIKSPDDGEIRVGEETLFSTASKLNRPIKSRGIGYVFQNYALFPNMTVDENIRFGFDKKKDSDASYVDQVMDSLKISHLKKRYPHEISGGEKQRVALGRALSIRPKLLLLDEPFSALDTDTKDHVYGEFLEFKKEWNISTIMITHNDDEAKLLGDRIIHIKDGKLFGKRALDIEQDQHSTDIERACFYPA, encoded by the coding sequence ATGATAGACAATATAGAGGTGAGCCTTTTTAAAAAATTGGAATTTTTCGATCTGGATATATCGTTCAGCCTTGAAAGAGAAGTGCTGGTCATACAGGGTAGATCTGGCTCGGGAAAGACCACTATACTAGACTGCTTGGCTGGGATAAAATCCCCAGATGACGGTGAGATAAGAGTGGGAGAAGAGACACTCTTTTCAACAGCTTCAAAGTTGAACAGACCTATAAAGAGCAGGGGTATAGGGTATGTATTCCAGAACTACGCCCTTTTTCCCAATATGACCGTAGACGAAAATATTCGATTTGGATTCGACAAGAAGAAAGATTCAGACGCATCCTACGTGGACCAGGTTATGGATTCCCTCAAGATATCACATTTAAAAAAGCGCTACCCACATGAGATATCCGGTGGGGAAAAGCAGAGGGTTGCGCTCGGAAGGGCGCTCAGCATACGGCCAAAGCTGCTGCTTCTGGACGAACCGTTTTCGGCGCTTGACACAGACACAAAAGACCATGTATATGGGGAGTTTCTAGAGTTCAAGAAAGAGTGGAACATAAGCACTATAATGATTACGCATAACGATGACGAAGCTAAGTTGCTTGGCGACAGGATAATACACATAAAAGACGGAAAGCTATTCGGCAAAAGGGCACTAGACATAGAGCAGGACCAGCATTCCACGGATATAGAGAGGGCGTGTTTTTATCCGGCTTAA
- the modB gene encoding molybdate ABC transporter permease subunit gives MILDPILISLKIASIATVSTFLLGTFLAYVFKRFEFKGKDFLEVLVTLPMVLPPSVTGYGLLILIGKRGLLGGFLLDKFGVSLVFTWVAGCIAASVVSLPLMYQSAKSALMGVDQSYENAARTLGAGEWKVFRKVTLPLAWPGIISGIVLSFARALGEFGATLMVAGNIPGKTETIPLSIYYAVESGNTSKANTLMAIVVAFSFVLIFSLNRWLKKKKYSRRD, from the coding sequence ATGATTTTAGATCCCATACTGATATCGTTAAAAATAGCATCCATAGCTACAGTTTCAACGTTTCTATTGGGAACGTTCTTAGCCTACGTATTCAAGAGGTTTGAATTCAAGGGGAAAGACTTTTTAGAGGTTCTGGTTACGCTTCCGATGGTGCTTCCCCCTTCTGTGACCGGATATGGACTGCTTATACTCATAGGGAAGCGAGGGCTTTTAGGCGGATTCCTGCTTGACAAGTTCGGAGTGAGTCTTGTGTTCACCTGGGTGGCTGGTTGTATAGCGGCATCTGTGGTGTCGCTTCCGCTTATGTACCAGAGCGCAAAGTCGGCGCTTATGGGCGTCGACCAGTCATACGAGAATGCAGCGAGGACTCTCGGAGCGGGAGAGTGGAAGGTTTTCAGGAAAGTCACACTTCCGCTGGCCTGGCCAGGCATAATAAGCGGGATAGTGCTTTCTTTTGCCAGAGCGCTAGGGGAGTTTGGAGCTACGCTTATGGTGGCTGGAAATATCCCGGGAAAGACAGAGACGATACCACTTTCAATCTACTATGCTGTGGAGTCTGGCAATACGTCTAAGGCCAACACGCTTATGGCTATAGTGGTGGCATTTAGCTTTGTACTCATATTTTCGCTTAACAGATGGCTTAAAAAGAAAAAGTACAGCAGGAGAGATTAG
- the modA gene encoding molybdate ABC transporter substrate-binding protein, protein MKKLKVRGLGLMTAVIISIGGLVGCSGSDAPEDTAKKSEPVEITVSAAASLTEALNEIETLYEEESGNEVSMNYGSSGALQKQIEEGAPTDLFISAGKKQMDALREAGLVKSDSIKDLLGNKLVLIVSEEYADKIKTVEDLLNTDGKIAIGEVETVPVGQYSQESLENLNVWGSIQDKIVFAKDVKAVISYVESGEAVAGIAYKSDAVGMKSGKVAEEIDPSTHKEIVYPEGIVESTEHEEAVKGYMEFLDKEESTDIFKKYGFEVK, encoded by the coding sequence ATGAAAAAGCTTAAGGTTAGAGGACTAGGACTTATGACGGCGGTTATCATATCTATAGGAGGGCTTGTGGGTTGCTCGGGATCTGATGCTCCAGAGGACACAGCCAAGAAATCGGAGCCTGTAGAGATAACTGTGAGCGCAGCAGCCAGCCTTACAGAAGCCCTAAACGAAATAGAGACACTGTACGAAGAGGAGAGCGGGAATGAAGTCAGTATGAACTACGGATCTTCTGGAGCGCTCCAAAAGCAGATAGAGGAAGGGGCTCCGACAGATCTTTTTATATCGGCTGGAAAGAAGCAGATGGATGCGCTCAGGGAAGCTGGACTTGTAAAATCAGACAGCATAAAAGATCTTTTAGGAAACAAGCTTGTGCTTATAGTTTCAGAGGAATACGCAGACAAGATAAAAACTGTAGAGGATCTTTTAAACACAGATGGAAAGATAGCTATTGGAGAAGTTGAGACGGTTCCAGTTGGACAGTACTCTCAGGAGAGTCTTGAGAACCTCAACGTATGGGGGTCTATACAGGACAAGATAGTGTTTGCAAAAGACGTAAAGGCAGTGATTTCCTACGTTGAGAGCGGGGAAGCAGTTGCAGGTATAGCCTACAAGTCGGACGCAGTTGGCATGAAGAGCGGAAAAGTGGCTGAGGAGATAGATCCTTCTACTCACAAGGAGATAGTCTACCCAGAGGGAATAGTGGAGAGCACAGAGCATGAAGAAGCGGTTAAAGGCTATATGGAGTTTTTAGACAAGGAAGAGTCTACTGATATATTCAAAAAATATGGATTTGAAGTAAAGTAA
- a CDS encoding helix-turn-helix transcriptional regulator, protein MRKDRALTAQEVADILKIAKNTVYELAKRGEIKSYKVGRSLRFSPEDVEKYTSGGIQSGGPVQTSEKSKSKESFRDSFQFSPASYGEGFVICGQDLILDVLSNYIENHRSGVPTLRAHIGSYSSLTSLYYGKVQVASSHLWDGDSDTYNIPFVRRLVPGIPAVIIHLTKRTQGFYVQKGNPKNILEWEDLARKDIRIVNREKGAGSRVLLDENIRKLGIPGSSINGYYRENQSHVTVASSVARGEADVAVGDMKTSAQFNNLDFIPLKKERYELVVKKEDFHTAPIQAMIEILNSEEFQSEFRNIEGYDISEMGSIVAET, encoded by the coding sequence ATGAGAAAAGACAGGGCCCTTACCGCCCAAGAAGTTGCAGATATATTGAAAATTGCAAAAAACACTGTATACGAGCTTGCAAAGCGTGGGGAAATAAAGTCCTACAAGGTGGGCAGAAGCTTGAGATTTTCTCCTGAAGATGTAGAGAAGTATACGTCAGGCGGAATACAGTCTGGCGGTCCAGTCCAGACATCTGAAAAAAGCAAGTCCAAAGAGAGCTTCAGAGACAGCTTTCAGTTCAGTCCCGCTTCCTACGGAGAGGGTTTTGTCATATGCGGTCAGGACCTCATTCTAGACGTGCTCTCCAACTATATAGAGAACCACAGAAGCGGTGTTCCAACGCTCAGGGCGCATATAGGCAGCTACAGCAGCCTGACTTCTCTTTACTACGGAAAGGTCCAAGTTGCCTCTTCTCATCTCTGGGACGGAGACAGCGACACCTACAACATACCCTTTGTCAGAAGGCTTGTGCCGGGAATACCTGCTGTCATAATACACCTTACAAAGCGCACGCAGGGGTTTTATGTCCAAAAAGGGAATCCCAAGAACATCTTGGAGTGGGAGGACCTTGCCAGAAAAGATATACGTATTGTAAACAGAGAGAAAGGCGCTGGCTCAAGAGTTTTGCTAGATGAGAACATAAGAAAGCTAGGCATTCCCGGCAGCTCTATAAATGGCTACTACAGGGAAAACCAGTCTCATGTTACAGTCGCAAGCAGTGTAGCCCGAGGGGAAGCCGATGTCGCAGTCGGCGATATGAAGACTTCGGCTCAGTTCAACAACCTGGACTTTATACCGCTCAAAAAAGAGAGATACGAACTGGTTGTAAAGAAAGAAGACTTCCACACTGCCCCGATACAGGCTATGATTGAGATATTAAACTCCGAGGAGTTCCAGTCTGAATTCAGAAATATAGAAGGGTACGACATCTCCGAGATGGGGTCTATCGTAGCCGAGACGTAA
- a CDS encoding uracil-xanthine permease family protein, with product MSSNTVDTFNSSLLYQMEDKPSLGVSILLAFQNIVTALGGIIAVPLIIGGVAGVGVEDTAFLVSATLLASGITTWIQAVGIGPKKFRIGARIPMIMGTDFTFVSPGIAVIAQMGGGLPAYFGATIMGSFIEMILSRFLKVIMRFFPPVVTGTVVTLIGTTLIPVAIDWAAGGFGSEDYGSLRNVGISMSVLLIIVLLNRYAKGIAGSASILIGIAIGYIVCIPLGMVEFSKVGEAAWFELPNIFKYGVDFNPKYVVPFIAAYLVTTIETVGVIKAVGEASERELSNDRVADGILCDGVGSFISGFLGGGPNTSFSQNVGLIPLTRVASSYVAAVAGVLLFVIGLLPKFSTLISIMPNPVLGGAGILMFGVVGASGIQTLGKIHMNNRNLIIIAASLGIGLGVAFRPDFVANLPSALGSVFSSGISAGTIVALVLNIILKEETPEEEKKEIKLEMN from the coding sequence ATGTCAAGCAACACGGTGGACACATTCAACTCCAGTCTGCTATATCAGATGGAGGACAAGCCAAGTCTAGGCGTATCTATTCTGCTAGCATTTCAGAATATAGTTACGGCACTAGGAGGAATCATAGCAGTACCACTTATTATAGGAGGAGTTGCAGGCGTAGGTGTCGAAGACACGGCGTTTTTGGTAAGTGCAACTCTATTGGCATCAGGCATTACAACTTGGATTCAGGCAGTTGGAATAGGACCTAAGAAGTTCAGAATAGGTGCTAGAATACCTATGATCATGGGTACGGACTTCACTTTCGTATCGCCAGGAATTGCAGTTATAGCTCAGATGGGTGGAGGACTACCAGCTTATTTCGGAGCTACTATAATGGGGTCTTTTATAGAGATGATACTCAGTAGATTCCTAAAAGTAATAATGAGATTTTTCCCTCCAGTTGTAACTGGAACAGTTGTAACACTTATAGGTACAACTCTTATACCAGTCGCAATAGACTGGGCAGCAGGTGGATTTGGATCAGAGGACTATGGAAGTTTAAGAAATGTTGGAATTTCTATGAGCGTGCTTCTTATAATTGTACTTCTCAACAGATATGCTAAAGGGATAGCTGGAAGCGCTTCTATACTTATAGGTATAGCTATAGGCTATATTGTTTGTATCCCGCTTGGAATGGTTGAGTTCTCAAAAGTAGGAGAGGCGGCTTGGTTCGAGCTTCCAAATATATTCAAGTACGGCGTGGACTTCAATCCTAAGTACGTGGTTCCTTTCATAGCGGCGTACCTTGTAACTACTATAGAGACAGTTGGAGTTATAAAGGCAGTTGGAGAGGCATCTGAAAGAGAGCTTTCAAACGACAGAGTAGCAGACGGAATACTTTGCGATGGAGTTGGAAGTTTCATATCAGGATTCCTTGGCGGAGGACCAAACACTTCTTTCAGCCAGAACGTTGGACTTATACCGCTTACTAGAGTTGCGAGCAGCTACGTAGCGGCTGTTGCCGGAGTGCTTCTTTTCGTTATAGGACTTCTTCCTAAGTTCAGTACGCTTATATCTATCATGCCTAACCCAGTGCTTGGTGGAGCAGGAATACTGATGTTTGGAGTTGTTGGAGCATCTGGAATACAGACACTAGGAAAGATCCATATGAACAACCGTAACCTTATAATAATTGCGGCTTCATTGGGAATAGGCCTTGGAGTTGCTTTCAGACCGGACTTCGTGGCTAATCTTCCATCAGCGCTTGGCTCGGTATTCTCTTCAGGAATATCGGCAGGAACTATTGTAGCTCTAGTATTGAACATAATACTAAAAGAAGAGACACCAGAAGAAGAGAAGAAAGAAATAAAGCTAGAGATGAACTAA
- a CDS encoding glycosyl hydrolase — translation MNRITKLLSASLIGIVMLGATSSALASGTDIRVYMERPSAEAGNKLYRGAKYEPVVGSYLAMFAEGDEAVHNAWTGNPFYFDGVPALTGRAHALYMVYIPYGKMEFNHYASHYKKAKETSAGMQICLEPLDGLESVKDGEYLRKFARQARDSGIPVFLRFANEMNDGSNPWGNKDPNLYKEKFRLVAKIMHEEAPNVVMCWAPNDWPKNSSDKYYPGDDAVDWVGISAYPPYVSNTKSKHSMKFTDRTKEIYDKYSSRKPVFLSEGAPIQNIEFQDSTSVSYVAAKETKEFYDEVARRYPGIKAVFYWNNDETHGAKRQCKLSDNPTVLSAYKQAISSPFFLSAVGQKSPVYFADVQWNAVSPEKQKLSAFVAIDGRLDIGRVAYKINGRYVGEKTGSPYEISYDFSQFAGQSVEIQADIYTTSNAYVTSKKIAAKVQKGPNLSSGIKATPSVHAVTLNGKTVKILGYSINGHNYYMLRDVADALKNTGAKFDVGYDQKKNEVVIERGVSYSGGNDSKGSLEDNPRVSKSTQSVSIDGSKTDKLDAYLVNQNNYFKLVDLGKTLAFNVEWDGENKTVRISTN, via the coding sequence ATGAATAGAATCACTAAACTCCTGAGCGCATCTTTAATTGGGATTGTCATGCTTGGAGCGACAAGCTCTGCACTGGCCTCAGGAACAGATATCAGGGTCTATATGGAAAGGCCGTCAGCGGAAGCTGGGAACAAGCTATACAGGGGAGCCAAGTATGAACCGGTAGTGGGGTCGTACCTTGCGATGTTTGCAGAAGGGGACGAAGCTGTACATAACGCCTGGACAGGAAATCCATTCTACTTTGACGGGGTGCCAGCGCTTACAGGAAGGGCCCATGCGCTTTACATGGTCTACATACCTTATGGAAAGATGGAATTCAACCACTATGCGTCACACTACAAAAAGGCCAAAGAGACTAGTGCGGGCATGCAGATATGTTTGGAGCCTCTAGACGGGCTTGAAAGCGTGAAAGACGGAGAATACCTCCGCAAATTCGCAAGGCAGGCAAGGGATTCTGGAATTCCTGTATTCCTGAGATTTGCGAACGAGATGAACGATGGCAGTAACCCTTGGGGAAACAAAGATCCAAACCTGTACAAGGAGAAGTTCAGACTGGTTGCAAAGATAATGCATGAGGAAGCGCCTAATGTAGTTATGTGCTGGGCTCCGAACGACTGGCCAAAGAACTCTTCAGACAAGTACTACCCAGGGGACGACGCTGTGGATTGGGTTGGAATAAGCGCCTACCCTCCGTATGTCTCTAACACAAAGAGCAAGCACTCTATGAAGTTTACAGACAGGACTAAGGAGATTTACGACAAATACTCAAGCAGAAAGCCTGTATTTCTGTCGGAGGGGGCTCCTATCCAGAACATAGAGTTCCAGGACAGCACATCGGTATCCTACGTGGCTGCAAAGGAGACAAAGGAATTCTATGACGAAGTGGCTAGGAGGTACCCTGGAATAAAGGCTGTATTCTACTGGAACAACGACGAGACCCACGGGGCGAAGAGACAGTGTAAGCTTTCAGACAATCCAACGGTGCTTTCTGCGTACAAGCAGGCGATATCGTCACCTTTCTTCCTGTCGGCGGTGGGTCAGAAGAGCCCAGTCTACTTTGCAGACGTTCAGTGGAACGCGGTATCTCCAGAAAAGCAGAAGCTGAGCGCTTTTGTGGCTATAGACGGAAGACTGGACATAGGAAGAGTGGCATACAAGATAAACGGCAGATACGTGGGAGAAAAAACAGGATCTCCATACGAGATAAGCTACGACTTCTCGCAGTTTGCTGGGCAGAGTGTTGAAATCCAAGCGGATATCTATACGACTTCAAACGCTTATGTGACTAGCAAGAAGATAGCGGCTAAGGTTCAGAAGGGGCCTAACTTGAGCTCTGGCATAAAGGCGACACCATCAGTACACGCTGTAACTTTAAACGGAAAGACAGTCAAGATACTGGGGTACAGCATAAACGGACATAACTACTACATGCTGAGGGACGTAGCAGATGCCTTAAAGAATACAGGTGCAAAGTTTGACGTAGGATATGACCAAAAAAAGAACGAGGTCGTAATAGAGAGGGGAGTATCTTACAGCGGCGGAAACGACTCAAAAGGCTCTTTAGAAGACAATCCTAGAGTGAGCAAGAGCACACAATCTGTGTCTATAGATGGGTCAAAGACTGATAAGCTGGACGCATACCTAGTAAATCAGAACAACTACTTTAAGCTGGTGGATTTAGGCAAGACACTCGCCTTCAATGTGGAGTGGGATGGAGAAAACAAAACTGTCAGGATAAGTACGAACTAG
- a CDS encoding methyl-accepting chemotaxis protein, producing MFFRKEKAREEVSNRDRLERERSLEAELREENSFLKSSMQDIYSNMVQIIQNHGLVNQQHGELAGLAEDIKSMMEKVKNISNETSELSEQLSDKSEKLKSISVDSVEKSVEGEEAVDNLLGVMSSLKTQAEESSESMTKLGERSKEITDIVETITDIASQTNLLALNAAIEAARAGEHGRGFAIVAEEVRKLAENTTESTSTIKELVMNIQNEVETASENSDRNNDAIERGIEMSQVVKEKIKDIVRGFEEVQVEVKDVVDTISTQKDYIRDILEQTNVSDEILSDIHDKLINHVERASRVDESLDSGLVEIKKLMEK from the coding sequence ATGTTTTTTAGAAAAGAAAAGGCTAGAGAAGAAGTTTCAAATAGGGATAGGCTGGAGCGAGAGCGTTCACTGGAAGCGGAGCTTAGAGAGGAGAACAGCTTTCTAAAGTCTTCTATGCAGGATATATACAGCAATATGGTGCAGATAATCCAAAACCATGGACTGGTGAATCAGCAGCATGGAGAGCTGGCAGGACTGGCGGAGGACATAAAGTCTATGATGGAGAAGGTGAAGAACATATCCAACGAGACTAGCGAGCTTTCAGAGCAGCTTTCAGACAAGAGCGAAAAGCTGAAATCGATATCGGTGGATTCGGTGGAGAAGTCTGTAGAAGGTGAAGAAGCTGTGGACAATCTGCTAGGGGTGATGTCTTCTCTAAAGACACAGGCTGAGGAGTCTTCAGAGTCCATGACCAAACTTGGAGAACGGTCGAAAGAGATAACCGATATAGTGGAGACTATAACGGACATAGCCAGCCAGACGAATCTGCTTGCGCTGAATGCGGCTATAGAGGCGGCCAGAGCTGGAGAGCACGGCAGAGGGTTTGCCATAGTGGCAGAAGAGGTCAGGAAGCTTGCCGAGAACACCACTGAGAGCACCAGCACCATAAAAGAGCTTGTGATGAACATACAGAACGAGGTGGAAACGGCATCAGAGAACAGCGACAGAAACAATGACGCCATAGAGAGAGGAATCGAGATGAGCCAAGTTGTGAAAGAGAAGATAAAGGACATAGTAAGGGGATTTGAAGAGGTTCAGGTGGAAGTGAAAGATGTGGTGGACACGATATCAACCCAGAAGGACTATATAAGGGATATACTTGAACAGACAAATGTGTCAGACGAGATTCTATCCGATATACATGACAAGCTTATAAACCACGTGGAGAGAGCCAGCAGAGTAGATGAGAGTCTGGATTCTGGTCTAGTAGAAATAAAGAAATTGATGGAAAAATAG
- a CDS encoding damage-control phosphatase ARMT1 family protein produces MKVQLDCVHCYLKQVVSTMKRTDLDEDTQYQILYRLMEEIKGLDNSNTPAYNSSVILKSAYEMIGVADPYKSAKRESNDAALSFYPELSELLSRSQDRLKDALKIAVAGNVIDLGIYRDFDIGSAISQVMDEGFSADCSEQFKSELDSTDSVLIIGDNAGEIVFDRMLVEELRRLGKSVTYVVKSSPILNDATMEDAEYVGMTDLAKVIETGSGHLGVSIDDISDEFRKALENASVIISKGQANFESLEGIDWISQKTFFLLKIKCEEVALVSGLKFNSMVFLRKSI; encoded by the coding sequence TTGAAAGTACAATTAGACTGCGTACACTGCTATTTAAAGCAAGTGGTTTCCACTATGAAAAGAACAGATTTAGATGAAGATACTCAATATCAAATACTCTACAGACTTATGGAAGAGATAAAGGGCTTAGACAATTCAAATACCCCAGCCTATAATTCAAGTGTGATACTTAAAAGTGCTTATGAAATGATAGGGGTGGCCGACCCTTACAAATCGGCAAAGCGAGAGTCGAATGACGCTGCCCTCTCCTTCTATCCAGAACTTTCAGAGCTACTCTCAAGGTCTCAAGACAGACTCAAAGACGCGCTGAAGATAGCTGTAGCTGGAAATGTGATAGACCTTGGAATATACAGGGATTTCGACATAGGTTCAGCCATCTCCCAGGTCATGGACGAAGGCTTTTCTGCGGACTGCTCTGAGCAGTTCAAGTCAGAGCTAGACAGCACAGACAGTGTCCTTATAATAGGCGACAACGCCGGCGAAATAGTGTTCGACAGAATGCTTGTGGAAGAGCTTAGAAGGCTTGGAAAATCTGTGACTTATGTGGTCAAGTCCAGCCCGATCCTAAACGATGCCACTATGGAAGACGCCGAGTACGTCGGAATGACTGATTTGGCAAAAGTTATAGAGACCGGCTCTGGACACCTCGGAGTTTCCATAGACGATATCTCGGACGAATTCAGAAAGGCGCTTGAAAATGCCAGCGTCATAATCTCTAAAGGTCAGGCCAATTTTGAGTCCCTTGAAGGCATTGACTGGATATCTCAAAAGACATTCTTTCTTCTGAAGATAAAATGCGAGGAAGTTGCCTTGGTGTCTGGGCTTAAATTCAACTCCATGGTCTTTTTGAGGAAATCGATATGA
- a CDS encoding 23S rRNA (pseudouridine(1915)-N(3))-methyltransferase RlmH yields the protein MNFKVYVVSKKIEKFYLEAVAEYEKRLGRYCKIELVQVKNESALLKKLSDKSYMVKISSSREKLSSESLAEKIESYGLSSVSDISLVIGDVELECQERFCISPMDMDPGLEAAVLFEQIYRGYRIINGEPYHK from the coding sequence ATGAACTTCAAAGTGTATGTAGTGTCAAAGAAGATAGAGAAATTCTACCTGGAAGCCGTAGCCGAGTACGAAAAGCGACTAGGTAGATACTGCAAGATAGAGCTTGTACAGGTCAAGAACGAGTCCGCGCTCTTGAAAAAGCTGAGCGATAAATCCTATATGGTGAAGATAAGTAGCTCTAGAGAAAAGCTGTCCTCCGAATCGCTTGCAGAGAAAATAGAGAGTTACGGTCTTTCATCGGTTTCAGATATCTCTCTCGTAATTGGGGATGTGGAGCTAGAATGCCAAGAGCGTTTCTGCATAAGCCCTATGGATATGGACCCCGGGCTGGAAGCCGCTGTGCTGTTCGAGCAGATCTACAGGGGGTATAGGATTATTAATGGTGAACCGTACCATAAATAA
- a CDS encoding HNH endonuclease domain-containing protein, protein MNNLNNIPKSLKVDSRYLEQMLDMKNLTNSYKILWLYSIYKEVIRDKNEATVKKLISRMVGLAWHPVIYYKLNLGVQDKISDIVLYINDRLKVSREETEEYVYDFVLNSKDKELNKKLNKISLYVPYRLVRPFYDKHIKNRESFIGRKLNDYEINDYITELLNADNKPFYRIDKKDKKIIFGECWSEYIKDNQAIIQGWLNYKLIYYLQSKNPNTPSIPFKISPPAKRDLTKAKNYWKIIRSEIQIIDIYTNKLLDKTNFNNYGEISIDHFIPWSFVLHDELWNLIPTFKCVNSSKGNNLPDLKEYYDEFCELQYRAFTIARNSNKISSNHLEDYFNVNKELYNMDISDKNSKKIFIASLKDTITPLHKIANNQGYSSWSCKG, encoded by the coding sequence ATGAATAATTTAAATAATATACCAAAATCACTTAAAGTAGACAGTAGATATCTTGAGCAGATGTTAGATATGAAGAACCTTACTAATAGCTATAAGATATTGTGGCTATATTCCATATATAAAGAAGTTATTAGAGATAAGAATGAAGCAACAGTTAAGAAACTTATATCAAGAATGGTAGGGCTTGCTTGGCACCCTGTTATATACTATAAGCTTAACTTGGGCGTTCAAGATAAAATAAGTGATATAGTATTGTATATAAACGATAGACTAAAAGTATCAAGAGAAGAAACTGAAGAATATGTGTATGATTTTGTTCTTAACAGTAAAGATAAAGAATTGAATAAAAAATTAAATAAAATAAGTCTATATGTTCCTTATAGGCTTGTACGCCCTTTTTATGATAAACATATAAAGAATAGGGAAAGCTTTATCGGCAGAAAATTAAACGACTATGAAATTAATGACTATATTACAGAGTTGCTAAATGCAGATAATAAACCATTCTATAGAATCGATAAAAAGGACAAGAAGATTATATTTGGGGAATGTTGGTCTGAATATATTAAAGATAATCAGGCAATTATTCAAGGGTGGTTAAACTATAAGCTTATTTACTATTTGCAAAGTAAAAATCCTAATACCCCATCAATACCTTTCAAGATATCCCCTCCAGCTAAGCGTGATTTAACCAAGGCTAAGAATTACTGGAAGATTATTAGAAGTGAGATTCAAATTATAGATATATATACAAATAAGCTACTAGACAAAACAAATTTTAATAATTACGGAGAGATAAGTATAGACCATTTTATACCATGGAGCTTTGTTTTACACGATGAATTATGGAATTTAATCCCTACATTTAAATGTGTTAATAGCTCTAAAGGGAATAATCTACCTGATTTGAAAGAGTACTATGATGAATTCTGTGAACTCCAATATAGAGCTTTTACTATAGCGAGGAATAGTAATAAAATATCCTCTAATCATTTAGAGGACTATTTCAATGTAAACAAAGAGCTTTATAATATGGATATAAGTGATAAAAATTCAAAAAAAATATTCATTGCCTCTTTAAAAGATACGATAACACCACTTCATAAAATTGCCAACAATCAAGGGTATAGCAGTTGGTCGTGTAAAGGTTAG